One stretch of Glycine soja cultivar W05 chromosome 7, ASM419377v2, whole genome shotgun sequence DNA includes these proteins:
- the LOC114419292 gene encoding uncharacterized protein LOC114419292, with the protein MMPSPMLLPVPLPSSLMNNISTHNSILCCDFKDVNLSNQRGTSLLCSARRQIRYQDGDDADSDEEYGHNEQISKLESYSQSAKGEVLVVHALVDQEKLMCLSSRGSHHA; encoded by the exons ATGATGCCATCACCTATGCTGCTGCCTGTACCATTACCATCTTCTTTGATGAATAACATTTCCACTCACAATTCAATCTTGTGTTGTGACTTTAAAGATGTGAATTTGAGCAACCAAAGAGGTACAAGCCTTTTGTGTTCAGCAAGGAGGCAAATTAGATACCAAGATGGGGATGATGCAGATAGTGATGAAGAGTATGGGCACAATGAGCAGATTTCTAAGTTGGAGTCTTATAGTCAATCAGCAAAAGGAGAAGTACTCGTTGTGCATGCACTTGTGGACCAGGAGAAGTTGATGTGCTTATCTTCAAG GGGTTCTCATCATGCTTGA